A DNA window from Actinokineospora baliensis contains the following coding sequences:
- a CDS encoding helix-turn-helix domain-containing protein — MGTRGVLDEETGRTKFRLRTVAPSAALAPFVEYHWIVSWDLDEPFTQQVVPHPNVHLVFAEEGALVHGVLRGRFTRRLTGRGQVLGVRFHPGGFRPWLGHRVADITDRTLPVAQWWGAEGTEKPVVDAADDTAMVAEAEAVLLPRLPEPDPVVEVVRELVGQILGDLALTRVDQLAAVSGLSVRALQRLFNEYVGVGPKWVIRRHRMHEAAARADSGGPVDWAALAAELGYSDQAHFTREFTAAVGTPPARYRLRT, encoded by the coding sequence GTGGGCACTCGGGGTGTGCTGGACGAGGAGACGGGGCGGACCAAGTTCCGGCTGCGGACCGTCGCGCCCTCGGCCGCGCTGGCGCCGTTCGTGGAGTACCACTGGATCGTGTCGTGGGACCTCGACGAGCCGTTCACCCAGCAGGTCGTGCCGCACCCCAACGTGCACCTGGTGTTCGCCGAGGAGGGCGCGCTGGTGCACGGCGTGCTGCGCGGCCGGTTCACCAGGCGGCTGACCGGGCGCGGGCAGGTGCTGGGGGTGCGGTTCCACCCGGGCGGGTTCCGGCCGTGGCTGGGACACCGGGTCGCCGACATCACCGACCGCACACTGCCGGTGGCTCAGTGGTGGGGTGCCGAGGGCACGGAGAAACCGGTCGTGGACGCGGCCGACGACACGGCGATGGTCGCCGAGGCGGAGGCGGTCCTGCTGCCGCGGCTGCCGGAGCCGGATCCGGTGGTCGAGGTGGTCCGGGAACTGGTCGGTCAGATCCTGGGCGACTTGGCACTCACCAGGGTCGACCAGCTCGCGGCGGTGTCGGGGCTGTCGGTGCGCGCACTGCAGCGGCTGTTCAACGAGTACGTGGGCGTCGGCCCGAAATGGGTGATCCGGCGGCACCGCATGCACGAGGCAGCCGCCCGAGCCGACTCAGGCGGCCCGGTCGACTGGGCTGCTCTGGCCGCCGAACTCGGCTACAGCGACCAAGCACACTTCACCCGCGAGTTCACAGCAGCGGTCGGAACACCGCCCGCCCGCTATAGGTTGCGGACATGA
- a CDS encoding TIGR03086 family metal-binding protein, which produces MTESLMARATASVVAVAASVTPDQFDLPTPCPEWTVRDLANHLTLWSGIVAERVARRLPAPEDGSEDQEADFSDQWPARFIDGATRAARAWDQPGALEGETSMMGGPRPAKYFYDMLLGELVLHGWDLAAATGQPFEVDQELAAYARDGAAGIAEQAREYEVFGPEVTVAADAPALEQALAVSGRDPRWRP; this is translated from the coding sequence ATGACCGAGAGCCTGATGGCGCGCGCCACCGCCAGTGTGGTCGCCGTGGCCGCGTCCGTGACCCCGGACCAGTTCGACCTGCCCACCCCCTGTCCCGAGTGGACGGTGCGGGACCTGGCCAACCACCTCACCCTCTGGAGCGGCATCGTCGCCGAGCGCGTCGCCCGCCGGTTGCCCGCGCCGGAAGACGGTTCCGAGGACCAGGAGGCCGACTTCAGCGACCAGTGGCCCGCCCGGTTCATCGACGGCGCAACCCGGGCCGCGCGGGCGTGGGACCAGCCGGGTGCGCTGGAGGGCGAGACGTCGATGATGGGTGGGCCGCGACCGGCGAAGTACTTCTACGACATGCTGCTCGGCGAGCTCGTCCTGCACGGCTGGGACCTGGCCGCGGCCACCGGCCAGCCCTTCGAGGTCGACCAGGAACTGGCCGCCTACGCCCGCGACGGCGCCGCCGGGATCGCCGAGCAGGCCCGCGAGTACGAGGTGTTCGGCCCCGAGGTCACCGTCGCCGCCGACGCCCCGGCGTTGGAGCAGGCGCTCGCGGTCAGCGGCCGCGACCCGCGCTGGCGGCCGTAA
- a CDS encoding NAD(P)/FAD-dependent oxidoreductase translates to MTWDVVVVGGGIAGISVAAELAGHRSVLLVEAEPELARHSTGRSAALYAPSYGGPVVRALTAASGPLFPDGVLTPRPMLWVGDVSGAVATGAADEITPDEALRICPVLRPVERAALDSGTNDIDVMALHQWYVQRLRAAGGEIRRGAPVTAVRRDGSGWVVALGADEVRAGIVVNAAGAWADHVAALAGVPTLGLRPLRRTIALATGTAPVDPGWPLVADVADTFYFRPEGPGVLVSPADETPVDPGDAKPDDLDIALALDRVNEVTTLGLRSVRTAWAGLRTFAADREPVVGALPDHPGFVFVAGQGGYGIQMAPALAVTAAKIVLGEPTEFTDSVSPARL, encoded by the coding sequence ATGACATGGGACGTGGTTGTCGTCGGCGGGGGAATCGCGGGGATCTCGGTCGCGGCGGAACTGGCCGGGCACCGGTCGGTGCTGCTGGTGGAGGCCGAACCGGAGTTGGCGAGGCACTCGACCGGCCGGTCGGCGGCGCTCTACGCCCCCAGCTACGGCGGTCCCGTCGTGCGCGCCCTCACCGCGGCCAGCGGGCCGCTGTTCCCCGACGGCGTGCTCACCCCGCGCCCCATGCTGTGGGTCGGTGACGTCTCGGGGGCCGTCGCGACCGGCGCGGCCGACGAGATCACCCCCGACGAGGCGCTGCGGATCTGCCCGGTCCTGCGGCCGGTCGAGCGCGCCGCGCTGGACTCCGGGACCAACGACATCGACGTCATGGCCCTGCACCAGTGGTACGTCCAGCGGTTGCGGGCCGCGGGCGGTGAGATCCGCAGGGGCGCGCCGGTGACCGCTGTGCGCCGCGACGGGTCGGGCTGGGTGGTCGCCCTCGGTGCCGATGAGGTCCGAGCGGGCATCGTGGTCAACGCCGCCGGGGCCTGGGCCGACCACGTCGCCGCCCTCGCCGGGGTGCCCACTCTGGGCCTGCGCCCGCTGCGGCGCACCATCGCCCTCGCGACCGGCACCGCGCCAGTCGACCCGGGGTGGCCGCTGGTCGCCGACGTGGCCGACACCTTCTACTTCCGCCCGGAAGGCCCCGGCGTCCTGGTGTCTCCGGCCGACGAGACCCCCGTCGACCCCGGCGACGCCAAGCCCGACGACCTCGACATAGCGCTCGCCCTCGACCGGGTCAACGAGGTCACCACGCTCGGTCTGCGCTCGGTCCGCACCGCGTGGGCCGGGTTGCGCACCTTCGCCGCCGACCGCGAACCCGTCGTCGGCGCCCTGCCCGACCATCCCGGTTTCGTGTTCGTCGCGGGCCAGGGCGGCTACGGCATCCAAATGGCCCCCGCCCTCGCCGTGACCGCGGCGAAGATCGTCCTAGGGGAGCCGACGGAGTTCACGGACTCTGTGTCCCCAGCCCGCTTGTAG
- a CDS encoding FAD-binding oxidoreductase, with the protein MADIGAKLAGIVEDVLTGAEAAEEYGHDEALSTTLVRPAHVVRPRTAEEVAAVLRLATAEGVPVTARGSGSGLSGAAIPSPDGIVVSFERMNAILEVDTDNHVAVVQPGVTLRDLDDRTAEAGLVYPVYPGELSASLGGNVATNAGGMRAVKYGVTRHHVLGLEAVLPTGEVLRTGGRYVKSSTGYDLTQLIVGSEGTLALVTEATLKLQPRVKHTATVLAPFRDLAQVTAAVPKVVASGLAPLILEYIDGLTMGAITYTADLQLGIPDEVRDTAQAYLVVMLENRDQDRLDADVETAGQLLSDLGAIDVYVLPGGSARKLVEARERAFHTAKAAGADDVIDTVVPRAALPDFMAQVTGIAQANETFIVGCGHAGDGNVHLALFQKDADKRAAVLKALFSAAIALGGAISGEHGLGRTKQRYFLDLEDPAKIALMRRIKQAFDPAGVLNPGVLLDSTHQADTQQDGIQA; encoded by the coding sequence ATGGCGGACATCGGGGCCAAACTCGCGGGGATCGTCGAAGACGTGCTGACCGGGGCCGAGGCGGCCGAGGAGTACGGGCACGACGAGGCGTTGAGCACGACCCTGGTCCGCCCAGCGCACGTCGTGCGGCCGCGCACCGCCGAGGAGGTCGCGGCCGTGCTGCGCCTGGCCACCGCCGAGGGTGTGCCGGTGACCGCGCGCGGCTCCGGCAGCGGCCTGTCCGGCGCCGCGATCCCCAGCCCGGACGGCATCGTGGTGTCCTTCGAGCGGATGAACGCGATCCTGGAGGTCGACACCGACAACCACGTCGCCGTCGTCCAGCCCGGTGTCACCCTGCGCGACCTCGACGACCGCACCGCCGAGGCCGGGCTGGTCTACCCGGTCTACCCGGGCGAGCTCAGCGCGAGCCTCGGCGGCAACGTGGCCACCAACGCGGGCGGCATGCGCGCGGTGAAGTACGGGGTCACGCGCCACCACGTCCTCGGCCTCGAAGCGGTGCTGCCGACCGGCGAGGTCCTGCGCACGGGCGGCCGGTACGTCAAGTCCAGCACCGGCTACGACCTCACCCAGCTCATCGTCGGCTCCGAGGGCACCCTGGCCCTGGTCACCGAAGCGACCCTCAAGCTGCAGCCCCGCGTCAAGCACACCGCGACCGTCCTGGCGCCGTTCCGCGACCTCGCCCAGGTCACCGCGGCCGTGCCGAAGGTCGTCGCGTCCGGGCTCGCGCCGCTGATCCTCGAGTACATCGACGGCCTGACCATGGGCGCCATCACCTACACCGCCGACCTGCAGCTGGGCATCCCCGACGAGGTCCGCGACACCGCGCAGGCGTACCTGGTGGTCATGCTGGAGAACCGCGACCAGGACCGGCTCGACGCCGACGTGGAGACTGCGGGACAGCTGCTGTCGGACCTCGGCGCCATCGACGTGTACGTGCTGCCGGGTGGTTCGGCGCGAAAGCTGGTCGAGGCGCGCGAGCGGGCCTTCCACACCGCGAAGGCGGCGGGCGCGGACGACGTGATCGACACCGTCGTGCCCAGGGCGGCGCTTCCGGACTTCATGGCCCAGGTCACCGGGATCGCCCAGGCCAACGAGACCTTCATCGTCGGCTGCGGGCACGCCGGCGACGGCAATGTCCACTTGGCACTGTTCCAGAAGGACGCGGACAAGCGCGCCGCGGTGCTCAAGGCCCTGTTCTCCGCCGCCATCGCCCTCGGCGGCGCCATCTCCGGTGAGCACGGCCTCGGCCGGACCAAGCAGCGGTACTTCCTCGACCTGGAAGACCCGGCCAAGATCGCCCTCATGCGCCGGATCAAGCAGGCGTTCGACCCCGCCGGGGTGCTCAACCCCGGCGTGCTCCTCGACAGCACCCACCAGGCAGACACCCAGCAGGACGGAATCCAGGCATGA
- a CDS encoding acetolactate synthase large subunit, giving the protein MNGAQALIRTLADSGVEVCFANPGTSEMHFVAALDTVPEMRGVLALFEGVVTGAADGYARMADRPAATLLHLGPGMVNGLANLHNARRARTPVVNVIGDHATHHKAVDAPLESDIDALTGWTGGWSRTSADPARVGADAAQAVAAATEGRIANLVLPADVSWGDGGVAAKPVPAPPRSTVDDSVLAGIAEVLRSGESTVVLLGGGATRERGLRAASRISAATGAKLFAETFPARIERGAGLPAVDRLGYLAEQVQWQLTDVRNLVLAGSRAPVSFFAYPGKASELTPDGCATHTLADAESDVVDALEQLADLVAEGVEPVLQAPARPALPSGPLTPQNWTEVIGALLPEGAIVSDEANTSGLMIPMTTAGAPRHDVLTLTGGAIGQGLPVALGAAVACPDRPVICLQADGSAMYTISALWTMARENLNVTTVILNNRAYAILRMELTRVGAEAAGPKAKALLDLATPDLDFVHLARGMGVPATRATTAEELAEQFAAALAEPGPHLIDAIVPSLI; this is encoded by the coding sequence ATGAACGGCGCGCAGGCGCTCATCCGCACCCTCGCCGACTCCGGGGTCGAGGTCTGCTTCGCCAACCCCGGCACCTCGGAGATGCACTTCGTCGCCGCCCTCGACACCGTGCCCGAGATGCGCGGGGTGCTTGCCCTGTTCGAAGGCGTGGTGACCGGGGCGGCCGACGGGTACGCGCGGATGGCCGACCGGCCCGCCGCCACCCTGCTGCACCTGGGGCCCGGCATGGTCAACGGCCTGGCCAACCTGCACAACGCCCGCCGCGCCCGCACCCCGGTCGTCAACGTGATCGGCGACCACGCCACGCACCATAAGGCCGTGGACGCCCCGCTGGAGTCCGACATCGACGCCCTGACCGGCTGGACCGGCGGTTGGTCGCGCACCAGCGCCGACCCCGCGCGCGTGGGTGCCGACGCCGCTCAGGCCGTCGCGGCGGCCACGGAGGGGCGGATCGCCAACCTGGTGCTGCCCGCTGACGTCTCCTGGGGTGACGGTGGGGTCGCGGCGAAGCCGGTTCCGGCGCCACCACGTTCCACTGTGGATGATTCGGTTCTCGCCGGTATCGCCGAAGTTTTACGGTCCGGTGAGTCCACTGTGGTCCTTCTGGGTGGCGGTGCGACGCGGGAACGCGGGCTGCGGGCGGCAAGCCGGATCTCTGCGGCGACGGGCGCGAAGCTGTTCGCCGAGACCTTCCCCGCCCGCATCGAGCGCGGCGCGGGCCTGCCCGCCGTCGACCGGCTCGGGTACCTGGCCGAACAGGTCCAGTGGCAGCTCACGGACGTGCGGAACCTGGTCCTCGCGGGCTCCCGGGCCCCCGTGTCGTTCTTCGCCTACCCCGGCAAGGCGAGCGAACTGACCCCCGACGGCTGCGCCACCCACACCCTCGCCGACGCCGAGTCCGACGTCGTCGACGCGCTGGAGCAGTTGGCCGACCTGGTCGCCGAGGGCGTGGAACCGGTGCTGCAGGCCCCGGCGCGGCCCGCGCTGCCCTCCGGCCCGCTCACACCGCAGAACTGGACCGAGGTGATCGGGGCGCTCCTGCCCGAGGGCGCGATCGTCTCCGACGAGGCCAACACCTCCGGCCTCATGATCCCGATGACCACCGCGGGCGCCCCCCGCCACGACGTCCTCACCCTCACCGGCGGCGCCATCGGCCAAGGCCTCCCGGTCGCCCTCGGCGCCGCCGTCGCCTGCCCGGACCGCCCCGTCATCTGCCTGCAGGCCGACGGCAGCGCGATGTACACGATCTCCGCCCTCTGGACCATGGCCCGCGAGAACCTCAACGTCACCACGGTGATCCTCAACAACCGCGCCTACGCCATCCTCCGCATGGAACTCACCCGCGTGGGCGCCGAAGCCGCGGGCCCCAAGGCGAAAGCGCTGCTGGACCTGGCCACCCCCGACCTCGACTTCGTCCACCTGGCCCGGGGAATGGGCGTCCCGGCCACCCGTGCCACGACAGCCGAGGAACTGGCGGAGCAGTTCGCCGCGGCCCTCGCGGAACCGGGCCCCCACCTCATCGACGCCATCGTGCCGTCCCTGATCTGA
- a CDS encoding helix-turn-helix domain-containing protein, with protein sequence MHTASTRTESTRTEHQDRPGTELGEFLLATRLRRGMTQSRLAVRSGVSERTIRDLELGKVERPRKQTLLLLAKALHMSPSDHLRLQSGGAVPATASQLPPGATSPLVGRDRVVGGLVELLTSGAQRWVSLVGIAGVGKSRVAAEVARALHDAVPDPVWWVDPGSSPAPLPGTVADLLLGGAGPRLAELAALIGDTPAYLVVDDRVPTRVPDPGLAELLSRCPRLRLLTTARVPSARPEAHTVALRPLAARGDGPDSPATRLLVARLRAQGQERSFLVSDLRDLCDALDGVPAALVAAATWFPLYPLPRLVEAARRDPFQLTTPAGPATRRAVGDLRSAISTTIESLRGTDLAVLTALTGPGRSARDIARERGVPEQAVTAVLHRLLQAGLIRPTGVPGEFRTLNTVRSLLTPRRVPHPRR encoded by the coding sequence ATGCACACCGCATCAACGAGGACCGAATCAACCAGGACCGAGCACCAGGACCGCCCCGGCACGGAACTGGGCGAGTTCCTGCTGGCGACCCGACTGCGCCGGGGCATGACGCAGTCCAGGCTGGCCGTGCGCTCCGGGGTCAGCGAGCGCACCATCCGCGACCTGGAGCTCGGCAAGGTCGAGCGCCCGCGCAAGCAGACCTTGCTGCTGCTGGCCAAGGCGCTGCACATGAGCCCGTCGGACCACCTGCGGCTGCAGTCCGGCGGTGCCGTGCCCGCCACCGCCTCGCAACTGCCCCCCGGCGCGACCTCGCCGCTGGTCGGCAGGGACCGGGTGGTCGGCGGGCTGGTCGAGCTGCTCACCTCCGGCGCGCAGCGCTGGGTGTCGCTGGTGGGGATCGCGGGCGTCGGCAAGAGCAGGGTGGCCGCCGAGGTGGCCAGGGCGCTGCACGACGCGGTGCCCGACCCGGTGTGGTGGGTCGACCCGGGGAGCAGCCCGGCACCGCTGCCCGGCACCGTCGCCGACCTGCTGCTCGGCGGCGCCGGGCCGCGCCTGGCGGAGCTGGCGGCGCTGATCGGTGACACCCCGGCGTACCTGGTGGTCGACGACCGGGTACCCACCAGGGTCCCGGATCCGGGCCTGGCCGAGCTGCTGAGCCGATGCCCCCGGCTGCGGCTGCTCACCACCGCGCGCGTGCCCTCGGCCCGACCCGAGGCGCACACCGTGGCGCTGCGGCCGCTGGCCGCGCGCGGTGACGGCCCGGATTCGCCCGCCACCCGGCTGCTGGTCGCGCGCCTGCGCGCCCAGGGCCAGGAGCGGTCCTTCCTGGTCAGCGACCTGCGCGACCTGTGCGACGCGCTCGACGGCGTCCCGGCCGCCCTGGTCGCCGCGGCCACCTGGTTCCCGCTCTACCCGCTGCCCCGCCTGGTCGAGGCCGCCAGGCGCGACCCGTTCCAGCTCACCACCCCGGCCGGGCCCGCCACCCGCCGCGCGGTCGGCGACCTGCGCTCGGCGATCAGCACGACCATCGAGTCCCTGCGCGGCACCGACCTGGCCGTGCTGACCGCCCTGACCGGCCCCGGCCGGTCGGCCCGCGACATCGCCAGGGAACGGGGCGTCCCGGAGCAGGCGGTGACCGCGGTGCTGCACCGGTTGCTGCAGGCGGGCCTGATCCGGCCGACCGGTGTGCCCGGGGAGTTCCGGACCCTCAACACGGTCCGGTCCCTGCTCACCCCGCGCCGGGTCCCGCACCCCCGCCGGTGA